The following are from one region of the Salvia splendens isolate huo1 chromosome 2, SspV2, whole genome shotgun sequence genome:
- the LOC121790818 gene encoding inner membrane protein PPF-1, chloroplastic-like: MARILISSPSFFGTRLPSLSRHGILPSTRRITTGVNFSLHQLPPTDHVSAVVQRAESLLFTLADAAVALDGGAGSSDSATSATTQKSGGWFGFISDAMEVVLKILKDGLATVHVPYAYGFAIILLTVIVKVATLPLTKQQVESTLAMQNLQPKIKAIQQRYAGNQERIQLETSRLYKQAGVNPLAGCLPTLATIPVWIGLYQALSNVANEGLLTEGFFWIPSLGGPTTIAARQSGAGISWLFPFVDGHPPLGWQDTAAYLVLPVLLVVSQYVSMEIMKPPQTDDPNQKNTLLVLKFLPLMIGYFSLSVPSGLSIYWFTNNVLSTAQQVWLRKLGGAKPVVGENASGIISAGRAKRSGAQQERTGERFKQLKEAEKKQKPSALPADDVLASDPADRDSEDESDNEDTEPKDKEVLEEAYASSSAKTVPSGPRRSKRSKRKRAV; this comes from the exons ATGGCGAGGATCCTGATTTCCTCCCCCTCTTTCTTCGGAACTCGCCTTCCCTCCCTTTCCCGCCATGGAATTCTTCCCTCCACCAGGCGCATCACCACCGGAGTGAACTTCAGCCTCCATCAGCTGCCGCCTACCGATCACGTCAGTGCAGTTGTTCAGAGAGCTGAGAGCTTGCTCTTCACGCTTGCCGACGCTGCCGTCGCCCTGGATGGCGGCGCTGGGTCGTCCGACTCAGCTACCTCCGCCACCACCCAGAAGAGCGGAGGATGGTTCGGCTTTATTTCGGACGCCATGGAAGTTGTGCTCAAG ATACTTAAGGATGGACTTGCAACTGTTCATGTTCCATACGCATATGGATTTGCCATAATATTACTCACTGTTATTGTTAAAGTTGCCACACTCCCTTTAACAAAGCAACAG GTTGAGTCTACACTAGCAATGCAGAATCTTCAACCAAAGATCAAAGCTATCCAACAAAGATATGCTGGAAATCAG GAAAGAATACAACTCGAAACTTCTCGTCTATACAAACAAGCAGGGGTCAATCCTCTTGCAG GATGTTTGCCAACCTTGGCTACAATACCAGTCTGGATAGGTTTATATCAAGCTCTTTCAAATGTAGCAAATGAG GGATTGCTGACTGAAGGGTTCTTTTGGATTCCTTCTTTGGGAGGACCCACAACAATAGCTGCTCGGCAAAGCGGAGCAGGAATTTCCTGGCTGTTTCCATTTGTG GACGGACATCCACCACTTGGTTGGCAAGACACTGCAGCTTACCTTGTTTTACCTGTTCTTCTTGTTGTATCACAGTACGTCTCCATGGAAATAATGAAGCCTCCTCAA ACAGATGATCCAAATCAAAAGAACACACTTCTTGTATTAAAGTTTCTTCCCCTCATGATTGGCTACTTTTCGTTATCTGTTCCATCTGGATTGTCAATATACTG GTTCACAAATAATGTGCTTAGCACAGCACAACAAGTATGGCTACGGAAATTGGGAGGAGCGAAGCCTGTTGTGGGTGAGAATGCCAGTGGGATAATCAGTGCAGGACGTGCAAAACGGTCAGGTGCTCAGCAGGAACGAACGGGCGAAAG ATTCAAGCAGCTTAAAGAGGCAGAGAAGAAGCAAAAGCCTAGTGCTCTGCCTGCAGATGATGTCTTGGCATCAGATCCAGCTGATCGTGACTCTGAAGATGAATCTGACAATGAGGATACTGAACCGAAG gataaggaagttcttgaagaGGCATATGCATCTAGTAGTGCAAAAACAGTTCCTTCAGGACCTAGGAGAAGTAAGCGATCAAAGCGAAAGCGTGCGGTATGA
- the LOC121775467 gene encoding uncharacterized protein LOC121775467 yields the protein MGKLFNTPVMLLFDTGASHSFISTHCVTTLKLGTKQSEHRIEVSFPIGGRIEISRTCSNLEITLSELKIVANNLSVMIMWDMDIILGMDRLAENHATILCKKRHISFRTPEGEATRFHRISMGTRKSVISMLQASKPAKKECLAYFVYLNKEKKEERKLEEVEIAREFPDVFPDTLPGLPPDRKAEFTIDLEPGSALYRRHHIEWPQGNWMNRRYNCKNSWTWDSSDPVSRRAEHMYCLLRTKMGP from the coding sequence ATGGGTAAGCTCTTCAACACACCTGTTATGCTTCTGTTTGATACTGGTGCTTCGCATTCCTTTATTTCCACTCATTGTGTGACTACCTTGAAACTCGGTACGAAACAATCAGAACATAGAATAGAAGTATCTTTCCCAATAGGAGGCCGTATAGAGATCTCACGTACTTGCTCGAACTTAGAAATCACTCTGAGCGAACTTAAGATTGTAGCAAACAACCTGAGTGTTATGATCATGTGGGATATGGATATTATATTAGGGATGGACAGACTGGCTGAAAACCATGCCACGATCTTGTGCAAGAAAAGGCATATTTCTTTTAGAACCCCCGAAGGTGAAGCTACTCGCTTTCACCGAATTTCCATGGGAACGCGAAAATCTGTAATCTCGATGCTGCAAGCCAGTAAGCCGGCGAAGAAAGAATGCCTGGCGTATTTTGTCTACCTTAAcaaagagaagaaagaagaaagaaaattgGAAGAGGTCGAAATCGCTCGTGAATTTCCAGATGTGTTTCCTGACACACTACCTGGTCTACCGCCAGATCGAAAAGCAGAATTCACTATAGATCTAGAACCAGGATCTGCCCTGTATCGAAGGCACCATATCGAATGGCCCCAAGGGAACTGGATGAACAGAAGGTACAACTGCAAGAACTCTTGGACCTGGGATTCATCCGACCCAGTATCTCGCCGTGCGGAGCACATGTACTGTTTGTTAAGAACAAAGATGGGACCATGA